A single uncultured Fretibacterium sp. DNA region contains:
- a CDS encoding virulence protein, whose translation MYAIAFDLEVAELKKNYGEPYNGAYQEINKELKKVGFEWTQGSVYLSMKDGNNLTAVYKAISALSRIEWFKNSVRDIRAFKVEDWSDFTDVVKGQG comes from the coding sequence GCGGAACTCAAGAAAAATTATGGGGAGCCCTACAACGGAGCCTATCAGGAGATCAATAAGGAGCTCAAGAAAGTGGGCTTTGAGTGGACACAGGGAAGCGTCTATCTCTCCATGAAGGATGGGAACAACCTTACGGCCGTGTATAAGGCCATCAGCGCGCTTTCGAGGATCGAATGGTTCAAAAATTCCGTGCGCGATATCCGTGCCTTTAAAGTAGAGGACTGGTCGGACTTTACCGATGTCGTAAAGGGGCAGGGATAA